In Trichoderma asperellum chromosome 1, complete sequence, a single window of DNA contains:
- a CDS encoding uncharacterized protein (BUSCO:EOG092D1Q73) produces the protein MRFHIQHHAPLMRGLRSSGVRSFHTSPHSHLVNIHRPKPQAAAKRSSSSGSQSRSHSGCGCHPAPAAANQTRTAYIALGSNLGDRVSEIEKACNEMNRRGIRVKRTSSLWETEPMYVTDQDRFINGACEVETELEPLGLLDELQAIERDMGRKKVIDKGPRNIDLDILLYGDEKVQNDRLNVPHIGIPEREFVLRPLAELIPSKPLYASQPWKLVQDYLNDLTPGEPLSSITPMSSALAPLTPLVRNRKTSVMGILNMTPDSFSDGGRNNLETLSNTVKDLVRNGASIIDVGGQSTAPGRPEVSAEEEASRVLPAIELIRSIPETRHVAISVDTYRASVAEKAIASGADIINDVSAGTLDAEMLPTVGRLGKTICLMHMRGTPQNMTQLTSYPEGLVPTVAAELLERVAAAEAAGIRRWRIILDPGIGFAKTGAQNLELLRSLEELREWPGLRGLPWLVGTSRKSFIGKVTGVEEASQRVWGTAATVAAAVQGGADVIRVHDVREMALVTTMSDAIWRA, from the exons ATGCGATTTCACATACAACACCACGCTCCACTAATGAGGGGCCTGCGCAGCTCTGGCGTGCGCAGCTTCCACACATCTCCGCATAGCCACTTGGTCAACATCCATCGGCCAAAGCCACAAGCCGCAGCAAAACGAAGCTCATCATCGGGCTCACAGAGCCGATCTCACTCAGGATGCGGTTGCCACCCtgcgcctgctgctgcgaacCAAACCAGGACGGCATACATTGCCCTGGGAAGCAATCTCGGTGACCGTGTATCCGAGATTGAAAAGGCATGCAATGAGATGAACCGGCGAGGCATTCGGGTCAAGCGAACCAGCAGTCTCTGGGAAACGGAGCCCATGTATGTGACGGATCAAGACCGCTTCATCAACGGTGCTTGCGAG GTTGAGACTGAACTTGAACCTCTGGGGCTGCTTGATGAGCTACAAGCCATCGAGCGTGACATGGGCCGTAAGAAAGTGATTGACAAAGGTCCACGCAATATCGACCTAGATATATTACTCTATGGCGATGAAAAGGTCCAGAATGACAGACTCAATGTGCCACATATTGGCATCCCTGAGCGCGAATTTGTCCTGAGACCATTGGCAGA GTTAATTCCATCAAAGCCGCTGTATGCGTCGCAGCCATGGAAGCTGGTCCAGGATTACCTAAATGACCTCACTCCTGGCGAGCCCCTATCCTCCATTACGCCAATGTCTTCAGCGCTGGCACCACTCACGCCCCTCGTACGTAACAGAAAGACTAGCGTCATGGGAATCCTGAATATGACGCCTGATTCCTTCTCCGATGGTGGCCGCAACAATCTGGAAACTCTGTCCAATACCGTCAAGGATCTTGTTCGCAACGGGGCATCCATCATCGACGTGGGTGGGCAGTCGACAGCCCCTGGACGCCCCGAGGTAtccgcagaggaagaagcttctCGGGTGTTGCCCGCCATTGAACTCATCCGCTCCATACCGGAAACCCGTCACGTCGCCATTAGCGTCGACACCTATCGCGCATCCGTTGCTGAGAAGGCCATCGCCAGCGGGGCCGACATTATCAATGATGTTTCTGCCGGTACTCTCGATGCCGAAATGCTCCCAACTGTGGGCAGGCTTGGGAAAACCATTTGCCTAATGCATATGCGCGGAACTCCACAGAACATGACCCAGCTCACTTCCTATCCAGAGGGCCTGGTGCCAACCGTCGCGGCAGAGTTGCTCGAGCGCGTAGCCGCAGCCGAAGCAGCAGGTATCCGACGGTGGCGGATAATTCTCGACCCAGGAATCGGGTTCGCAAAAACGGGCGCCCAGAACCTGGAACTGCTACGTAGCCTGGAAGAGCTCAGGGAATGGCCTGGCCTACGTGGCCTGCCATGGCTCGTTGGCACGAGTCGCAAGAGCTTTATCGGCAAGGTGACTGGAGTGGAAGAGGCATCGCAAAGGGTCTGGGGCACGGCCGCGacagtggcagcggcagttcAAGGAGGAGCGGATGTGATACGTGTACACGATGTTCGGGAGATGGCCTTGGTGACCACCATGTCGGATGCTATCTGGAGAGCCTGA